CATTTTGCAAAAACATATTCACTATTGACGCGATAATGATTCCGATCAGGGCCATAAAAGCCATATTACCTATGCTTGTAAGATCTCTTTTGGTCGTATAACCATAAACACTCATCGCTGCAAAGGTCCCCGCAGTTATGTAAAAGGTAGTTGCAATAGAACTGGAGGTATAAGCCATAAAGATAACCGACATGGTCAATCCGTTGAGTACAGAATACACAAGGAATGCTCCGATGGCCATGTTCCGGCTCATGGTATTGATGGCACGGCTTAGATAGACAACCAGGGCCAGTTCGCCAATGATCAATCCAAAAAACAAGAGGCGTGAACTTACGATGGCGTTAAACAACTGTGGGTTGCTTGCCGTGTAGTAAGCGATTAATCCCGTGATAAAAAGGGCCAGTGCCATCCAGTTATATACCCTCGTTATAAATACAGCCTGATAACTTTTAATTCCCAGTTGATCCTTTGGCTTTGATATTTGATTTTCCATTTTTAACTTTAATTTTTAACGATTCCAAAGATATTAAAAAGGCATTAGTAATATTGTATAGTTTTTCATATTTTGCCTGTATGTCAAGTTCGTCACATCACGCCGTATTATCGAGATTTTATGTCTCGATTTTCTTTAGTTTCTTTGTTCTTTCGGCCGGGGGGCAGATCAGAAACGCACCGCTGACTAAAATTGATGCGGAAAGGGCATCCAAAAACTACCAGCAGTATTGCGCGCTGTGCCATGGAACAGAAAGGGAAGGGAATGCTGCCGACTATGCGCCGTCTTTAAGATCAAAATCCCTGATGTCAACCATGCCTTTGAATTTTCTTGCGAGCTCTATCGGGTTTGGAAGGCCAAACACGGCCATGGCAGCTTATTTAAGCGATTCAGGAGGCCCCTTGACCATGAAGGATATCTTTATCCTTGCCACATGGCTGAAGCACCAATCCGGGGCCGAAACAATTTCATTGCCCCTGAAACCTATAGATGGTGACCCGGTTGCAGGGTCAGCCGTTTATCAACAGAATTGTACTGAATGCCATGGTGTAAAAGCAGAAGGAATTACCGCTCCGGCTCTGGCCAATCCTGCTTTTTTAGCTTTTGCCACGGATGAATACATAAAATATGCCATTGTAAACGGCAGGGATAATACTGAAATGCAGGCCTTTAATGAAGTGCTTTCGGATAGGCAGATAAACGATTTGACCGCATATATCAGAAGCCTGACCTCGGGTTGGAGCCCGGAACCAAAAGAACTTTCACCTTATCCGAAACCTGGAGCATATGTAACAAATCCCAACGGGGATCATCCCGATTTCAAGTTGAGGGAAGGAAGATATGTCCCAATGAAACAGGTGGCAAAGGCCCTAAAAGAAGGCAAAAGAATAGTCCTGTTAGATACCCGAACTACTTCAGAATGGCACAATGCCCATATTCCCGGAGCTATTCCCATACCTTATTATATAACCGAAGAGAAAGTAGATGAAGGCTTGCCTAAGGATAAAACCTGGATCATAGCCTATTGTTCCTGTCCTCATGCTGCCTCGGATAAAATCATCAACATGCTGCGGAAAAAAGGTTTTAAAAATACGGCTGTAATCGACGAAGGGTTTTTTAACTGGATCAATGCGGGACATCCGATAATTGGAGGGAAACCTGAATAAACTTCTAAAAATCTTTCTTCTTTAATTTAGCACGAATTCTCCACACAGGAAACAATACCCATAGCATCATTATACCCAGTGACAAAATGAGTCCGAGATTGGTTCCGAAGAATTTTTTAAAAACAGCTCCTGTATAACCCAGCAGGGCTGAAATATCGAGCTTTAGCAAGATCAATATTCTCGACAGATCAATGGGGTTGAACATGGTTGTGAACAAGGCAACGTTATCCAGTGGATATTCATTGAAAATTACAAGAGAAATAAGAAAGATCCCATCGTAAATAACCGCGAGAAAAAGCCACATCAAAATAGCATAACCAAATCCTTTGATCCTGTTTTCATTGGATAAGGCAATGTTGAACGCCAGGGCCACAAAAATAAAATTGAGTAAAGTCCCTACCAAGAGCAACAAACCAAACTCAAATATAGCTGAGGACTTAAAAAGGCCGTATGTCAAAAATGGAATACCCAGTCCAAGTATCAGGCTCAGAGTCAAGGATATTGAAATACCCAAATACTGTCCTGTGAAAATTGTACTCCTTTTAATGGGTTGTGCCAGCAATAATTCAGTAAATTCCTTTGAATTATAATAATACATGACTCCAAAAATAGTTCCTATCAGGGGCGTTAAAACAATGATTATATTCATAAGGGTAATCACCGCTTTATCGACATCATTATTCAGAAACAGTAAAACAAAACCAAGTACCAGGTAAAAGGCAAAATATACGTAGCTCCATCGGCTTCGCATGAGGTCATAAAAGCTGTATTTTAATATCTTTATCATAGGTCCTTTGAAATCAGTTTGGCAATTGCGTGTTCCAGATCTTTCTGGTTGGTTTTTTGTTTCAATTCATTAGAACTCCCTTTAAAATAAATCTCTCCATCCAGCAGAAAAACTATTTCATCGGCAATTTCCTCAACAAAACTCATGATATGGGTAGTTATAAGAATCGTCTTTCCTTTGGATTTTTCTTCATGAATTATTTCTTTTAGATGAATGAGTGAAATAGGATCCAGCCCGGTTGTTGGTTCATCGAGAATAATCAGATCACTTTCAAACATAAAGGTGAGTAAAATGTTCACTTTTTGTTTCGTTCCACCGGAGAGATTTCCAAGTTTTTTATCTAGAAACGATTCCAGGCCAAAACGTTTGATCAGGCCTTCATCACTCGCTACTTTGGGCCTTAAATTTTTGACCATTTTGATCAATTCTCTGACGTTGAGATTCGCGGGGAAATTGGCTATCTGAGGAAGATAATTAATGTCATTTCTGTATTTCCATTCCCCAAGAACAGAATCACCGTCTATTTTTATTTCACCTTTATCAGGAATAACCATTCCTAATATACTTTTGATCAAGGTCGTTTTACCCGAACCATTGGGGCCCAGCACAGCAAAGATCCCACCCGAGTCAATATGAAGGTCCATACCGTCAAGAACGGTCAGTTTTCCAAATTTTTTATTCAAATTAGAGATTTCAATCATTGATGCGGTTCATTAAAGGGTTACTGTCTATAAGATTGTCAGGAGTAAAAACCGGAGATACTTTTTCAGAAAAATTAATAATATCCACAAACATACTTCTCAAAAGAATAATGGTTTCCGGTGTGTTGTGCACAATGTAAGAAAAAAGCTTCACAGGTCTGTATGGAACATCTCCTACCCCGTTTCTGTCGAGGTCATATCCAGCGTATTCACTCCAGTAGTTATTCTCAAACCTGTTGGTATTTATCTTACTGTTATAACTGAGGTCCAGTGCATTGTTTAAGAAATCGTTTTTCGAAAAAACATTCTCATAACAGGCCCCAATAACGGTTACGGCCCAACCATTTCTCGAGAATGTATTATTGGTATAATTGATCCTTGTAGAACCATCTACACTTATCCCAATGGTATTCTGTTCAAAAACGTTACGTTCAATTTCTGCATCATAAATTTCTTTTAGAAGCAATCCATAGGAAGCCGTACCCCAGTTGTGCTCGAAACGGTTATCATACATCTTAATGAATTTCGAAAACATAATGGCAACTCCTGCTCCATTATCCCTAAAAATATTGTCAAAATAGGCATTATCATTTGAAAACATAAAATGCAGGCCATAGCGAAGA
This DNA window, taken from Lutimonas zeaxanthinifaciens, encodes the following:
- a CDS encoding Bax inhibitor-1/YccA family protein; its protein translation is MENQISKPKDQLGIKSYQAVFITRVYNWMALALFITGLIAYYTASNPQLFNAIVSSRLLFFGLIIGELALVVYLSRAINTMSRNMAIGAFLVYSVLNGLTMSVIFMAYTSSSIATTFYITAGTFAAMSVYGYTTKRDLTSIGNMAFMALIGIIIASIVNMFLQNEMMYWIISYLGVAIFVGLVAYDTQKLKEIGSRGFVNEEGMEKSAILGALSLYLDFINLFLFLLRIFGDRR
- a CDS encoding c-type cytochrome; protein product: MSSSSHHAVLSRFYVSIFFSFFVLSAGGQIRNAPLTKIDAERASKNYQQYCALCHGTEREGNAADYAPSLRSKSLMSTMPLNFLASSIGFGRPNTAMAAYLSDSGGPLTMKDIFILATWLKHQSGAETISLPLKPIDGDPVAGSAVYQQNCTECHGVKAEGITAPALANPAFLAFATDEYIKYAIVNGRDNTEMQAFNEVLSDRQINDLTAYIRSLTSGWSPEPKELSPYPKPGAYVTNPNGDHPDFKLREGRYVPMKQVAKALKEGKRIVLLDTRTTSEWHNAHIPGAIPIPYYITEEKVDEGLPKDKTWIIAYCSCPHAASDKIINMLRKKGFKNTAVIDEGFFNWINAGHPIIGGKPE
- a CDS encoding ABC transporter permease gives rise to the protein MIKILKYSFYDLMRSRWSYVYFAFYLVLGFVLLFLNNDVDKAVITLMNIIIVLTPLIGTIFGVMYYYNSKEFTELLLAQPIKRSTIFTGQYLGISISLTLSLILGLGIPFLTYGLFKSSAIFEFGLLLLVGTLLNFIFVALAFNIALSNENRIKGFGYAILMWLFLAVIYDGIFLISLVIFNEYPLDNVALFTTMFNPIDLSRILILLKLDISALLGYTGAVFKKFFGTNLGLILSLGIMMLWVLFPVWRIRAKLKKKDF
- a CDS encoding ABC transporter ATP-binding protein; the encoded protein is MIEISNLNKKFGKLTVLDGMDLHIDSGGIFAVLGPNGSGKTTLIKSILGMVIPDKGEIKIDGDSVLGEWKYRNDINYLPQIANFPANLNVRELIKMVKNLRPKVASDEGLIKRFGLESFLDKKLGNLSGGTKQKVNILLTFMFESDLIILDEPTTGLDPISLIHLKEIIHEEKSKGKTILITTHIMSFVEEIADEIVFLLDGEIYFKGSSNELKQKTNQKDLEHAIAKLISKDL
- a CDS encoding nitrous oxide reductase family maturation protein NosD; translation: MKKNLLLIFGFFYFLSGYGNQIEVCGTCEVTTLRDAIEKAVDGDEIIIQPGVYKEHALEITKSLHITGVGMPVVDGEFKETIFSVKANNFSIKGLKIINVGKSYTKDFAAILVSKSEDFVIHHNEFNNVFFGILVEKSKRGRVENNFVRSESESQANSGNGIHLWHCSKMKVSNNQLTGLRDGIYFEFVKDSEVFGNNSYSNLRYGLHFMFSNDNAYFDNIFRDNGAGVAIMFSKFIKMYDNRFEHNWGTASYGLLLKEIYDAEIERNVFEQNTIGISVDGSTRINYTNNTFSRNGWAVTVIGACYENVFSKNDFLNNALDLSYNSKINTNRFENNYWSEYAGYDLDRNGVGDVPYRPVKLFSYIVHNTPETIILLRSMFVDIINFSEKVSPVFTPDNLIDSNPLMNRIND